A genomic region of Bacillota bacterium contains the following coding sequences:
- a CDS encoding phosphodiester glycosidase family protein, protein MGVRWLWMLGLWCYVSTTVWAAGSSVQLIATTVQNIPVKIIRVNMNDENVKVTGMLAKQQRGRTEPLESMVARARPTAAVTGTFFGTRSYLPVGDIVIEGRMVHFGGIGTALCITPDNQVEFVDVQRNRREDWSAYNFVIRSGPRLVRAGRIGVYPRAEGFRDRNLLRPAWRLAVGLTRENHLLFVGTRKPITLRQMALVMHRLGCVDAINLDAGSSTGMYYRGQILMRPLRRLTNLVLVYENREQFEQRKYSILPLRIRR, encoded by the coding sequence ATGGGAGTGCGATGGCTGTGGATGCTCGGTCTGTGGTGCTATGTATCCACTACGGTGTGGGCGGCTGGCAGCAGTGTGCAGCTGATTGCCACCACCGTGCAGAACATTCCGGTGAAAATCATTCGCGTGAATATGAACGATGAAAACGTGAAGGTGACGGGCATGCTGGCGAAGCAGCAGCGTGGACGCACCGAGCCGCTGGAGAGCATGGTAGCGCGCGCCCGACCGACCGCAGCAGTTACCGGAACCTTTTTCGGTACGCGCTCCTATCTGCCTGTGGGTGATATCGTGATAGAGGGAAGAATGGTGCATTTCGGCGGTATCGGCACTGCGCTTTGCATCACTCCCGATAATCAGGTGGAGTTTGTGGATGTCCAGCGCAACCGCCGGGAGGACTGGAGCGCGTACAACTTCGTCATCCGCTCGGGGCCGCGTCTGGTGAGGGCTGGCAGAATCGGGGTGTATCCGCGTGCGGAGGGTTTTCGCGACAGGAACCTGCTCCGTCCGGCATGGCGGCTGGCGGTGGGCTTGACGCGCGAGAACCACCTGCTGTTTGTCGGCACGCGCAAACCCATCACGCTGAGGCAGATGGCGCTGGTCATGCACCGACTGGGCTGTGTGGACGCCATCAATCTGGATGCCGGTTCCTCCACCGGCATGTACTACCGCGGTCAGATATTGATGCGCCCCCTGCGTCGATTGACCAACCTTGTTCTGGTATACGAGAACCGCGAGCAATTTGAGCAACGGAAGTACTCGATACTGCCCCTGCGCATCAGGCGGTAG